The nucleotide window CTATATTGTATTCATTTTGAAGGACATGAAGAAAGCTAGAAAAAGCTGAATTACATAGTGATACATACAatgatacataataaaaatatgtgtgcTTCCAAGTAAGCATAATTTTATCAGTTTTATAGCTTATGAAACTTTGGTTCAAAATGATTACCATTTGTCCAAAATTGCAAAGCTGTTAAAACACAGTGCTTAAACCAGGAAAACAACCTCTTCAGAGTATTATGAGGAAGTTGGATGTTGATTTGTGTCTCTAACTCTTTGATTTGAGTAGCCAATACCTCGATTAGAATTTGGGACTTAGTAGAGGTCATAAAAGATAAACCACCTCTTCCGGTCCCACACGCTGCGGGAGCCACGGGTTACTGTGCAAACATGGCCAAGTCTaagaaccacaccacacacaaccagtcCCGCAAATGGCACAAAAATGGCATCAAGAAACCCCAGTCACAAAGATACGAATCTCTTAAGGGGGTGAACCCCAAATTCTTGAGAAACATGTGCTTTGCCAAGAAGCACAACAAGAAAGGCCTGAAAAAGATGCAAGCAAACAACGCAAAGGCAATGAGTGCTCAAGCAGAGGCCATCAAGGCCGTTGTGAAGCCTGCAGCTGTTAAACCCAAGATGCCAAAGGCCCCCAGCAGCAAACTCAGCTGCCTGGCTTTCATCGTTCACCCCAAGCTTGGGAAGCGGATTCTAAGCTACATGGCTAAGGGTTGTAGGCTCTGCCAACCAAAGCCCAAGGTTCAAACCAAAGCAGAGGCCACAGCTCCAGCTAAGGGCAAGGCTCCAGCTCCCGCTCCAGCTCTGGCTCCCAAAGGTGCCCAGGGCCCTGTGAAGGCCCCATAGGAAAGGCTTCTGTTAAGGTGAAGACAGAGACTGGTGTGACACAGCCACCTacacactatttacagatgaccagtgtcctatgctgtttttacaaataaacctgaggcaagatctgtttaaaaaaaaaagaaaaaagaaaaaccaggaaGAAATGGTGAAATGTTTTTACAATAAAGTAAAGGTTCATTAGAAATATAATTAGAGATGTAGGGAAAATAAGTACTTGGTGtaaatgagaaatattttatataaggTCTAGTGTGCTTTGCCCAAATATTTATGAGCTCAATTTAATGGGACATAAGTTGGAATAAAACCTAAAGAGTAATATATTTCAAAATTGTTGGATATGATATGACTATACTCCACAGATTCAGAAACTGAAAGGTTTGCTCTTATGTTGAGTTTTTGCTAAGGTTAAACATTTTAATcgttaatttcttttatttttccttttgtagaTCGGAAACTAATTTCTTCTGATTATTACATCTGGAATTCTAAAGCTCCTGCTCCAGTAACATATGCATCATTGTTACCATGATTTTCTCATATTCAAAGGGA belongs to Meriones unguiculatus strain TT.TT164.6M chromosome 4, Bangor_MerUng_6.1, whole genome shotgun sequence and includes:
- the LOC132653663 gene encoding large ribosomal subunit protein eL29-like is translated as MAKSKNHTTHNQSRKWHKNGIKKPQSQRYESLKGVNPKFLRNMCFAKKHNKKGLKKMQANNAKAMSAQAEAIKAVVKPAAVKPKMPKAPSSKLSCLAFIVHPKLGKRILSYMAKGCRLCQPKPKVQTKAEATAPAKGKAPAPAPALAPKGAQGPVKAP